Genomic window (Balnearium lithotrophicum):
ACCACGCTTCTTGAGAGCTTTAATCAACCTCTTCCTTGCGGCCATTGCTTTTCTCTTTCTCTTCTCGGAAGGCTTTTCGTAGTATTCCCTCCTCTTGATTTCTGTGAGGATTCCTTCCTTTTCACAAAGCTTTTTAAATCTCTTGAGGGCTCTTTCAAAGGT
Coding sequences:
- the rpsU gene encoding 30S ribosomal protein S21 codes for the protein MATVYVREGETFERALKRFKKLCEKEGILTEIKRREYYEKPSEKRKRKAMAARKRLIKALKKRGLLPPRGKKKKK